Proteins from a genomic interval of Niabella soli DSM 19437:
- a CDS encoding OmpA family protein, with protein MKQLRHLSLGLALAGLTLAGCDSMNRTQKGAIIGTGGGAAMGAVIGKAAGNTGLGAIIGAAVGGTAGAIIGKKMDRQAEEIKQEVPGAKVERVGEGITVEFNSAVLFGFDQSSITSNAQGTLNDLIKILNKYPDTDLEIQGYTDNTGTAKYNQALSERRASSVANYLGGNGIALERMETKGFGLNNPKYTNATAEGRAQNRRVEFVISANDKMKADAKKEAGNG; from the coding sequence ATGAAACAGTTAAGACATCTATCATTAGGATTGGCGTTAGCCGGACTAACACTTGCCGGTTGTGATTCAATGAACCGTACACAAAAAGGGGCCATAATCGGAACCGGGGGCGGTGCCGCTATGGGAGCCGTAATTGGCAAGGCAGCCGGAAATACCGGTTTGGGCGCCATCATTGGTGCAGCCGTTGGGGGTACAGCAGGAGCCATTATTGGTAAAAAAATGGATCGCCAGGCGGAAGAGATCAAACAGGAAGTGCCGGGGGCCAAAGTAGAACGCGTGGGCGAAGGCATTACAGTCGAATTTAACAGCGCCGTATTATTTGGGTTCGATCAGTCCAGCATTACATCCAACGCTCAGGGGACCCTCAATGATCTGATCAAAATCTTAAATAAATATCCCGATACCGATCTGGAAATTCAAGGCTATACTGATAATACCGGTACTGCCAAATACAACCAGGCATTATCAGAAAGAAGGGCGTCCTCTGTTGCCAATTATTTGGGCGGCAATGGTATTGCACTGGAGCGTATGGAAACCAAAGGATTTGGACTGAACAATCCGAAGTATACCAACGCCACAGCTGAAGGAAGGGCGCAAAACCGCCGGGTAGAATTCGTGATCTCAGCAAATGATAAAATGAAGGCCGACGCCAAGAAAGAAGCCGGCAACGGTTAA
- the uvrA gene encoding excinuclease ABC subunit UvrA, with product MKPENEAIEVTGARVHNLKNINISIPKNELVVITGISGSGKSSLAFDTIYSEGQRRYMETFGAYARQFIGNMERPDVDQITGLSPVISIEQKTTNKNPRSTVGTITEVYDFFRLLFARVGEAYSYNTGKKMVKWSEEEIVENIFERFKNKKINLLAPLVRGRKGHYRELFEDVRKKGYVKVRVDGEIKDIVAKMQVDRYKIHDIELVVDRLEVNQASKARLSQSVQETLRLGKELLFLLENGAEQPVQYSKQLMCEDTGISYEEPSPNSFSFNSPYGACPYCKGIGTAYAIDMEAVLPDRKLSISDGAIAPLGEERNASVFQQVSGFAKKHKINLAKPLETLPEEQLNLLLYGDGEAVRSLELDGSDDSVPDLYTGSYEGIIPMLKRWFFSTQTTEWLREWVEQFMVLKSCPSCNGDRLKKESLWFKIDEKNIAELSSLNLDKLGVWLQGIEKRLSKKQNAIAKDILKEIRERLQFLLDVGLTYLTLYRPSRTLSGGESQRIRLATQIGSQLQGITYILDEPSIGLHQRDNHRLIQSLQNLRDIGNSVLVVEHDKDIMLAADYLIDIGPKAGFHGGKVVAQGTPKELLKLDTITSGYLNGHLKIEVPAARRKGNGKVLELKGASGNNLKDVTVKFPLGKMIVVTGVSGSGKSTLINDTLYPLLSNHSFPASKMQAMPYKSIKGLEHIDKVVEIDQSPIGRTPRSNPATYCGFFTDIRTLFAAVPEAKIRGYNAGRFSFNVKTGRCPVCEGGGMRVIEMNFLPDVYVPCEKCNGKRYNRETLEIRYKGKSISDVLDMTVDDAVEFFQAVPSIYRKIKTLQDVGLGYITLGQSAVTLSGGEAQRVKLSTELSKKDTGKTFYILDEPTTGLHFEDIKHLLLVLNKLVDRGNTVLVIEHNMDVIKVADHIIDLGPEGGDGGGRILFEGTPEALVKCKESYTGVYLKEEL from the coding sequence TTGAAACCTGAAAATGAAGCAATTGAGGTAACCGGGGCCCGGGTGCACAATTTGAAAAATATCAACATCTCCATTCCTAAAAATGAATTGGTGGTTATTACCGGGATCAGCGGCAGCGGCAAGTCGTCGCTGGCTTTTGATACCATCTATTCTGAAGGACAGCGCCGGTATATGGAAACCTTTGGCGCTTACGCCCGCCAGTTTATCGGAAATATGGAGCGCCCGGATGTGGACCAGATCACCGGGTTGTCGCCTGTGATCTCAATCGAACAGAAAACAACCAACAAGAATCCAAGGTCAACCGTAGGCACTATTACCGAAGTGTATGATTTTTTCCGGCTGCTGTTTGCCCGGGTAGGCGAAGCCTATTCTTACAACACTGGCAAGAAAATGGTTAAATGGAGTGAAGAAGAGATCGTTGAAAATATTTTCGAACGCTTCAAAAATAAAAAGATCAACCTGCTGGCGCCGCTGGTAAGAGGGCGGAAAGGACATTACCGGGAGCTGTTTGAAGATGTGCGGAAGAAAGGTTATGTAAAGGTTCGGGTAGACGGGGAAATAAAAGACATCGTGGCCAAGATGCAGGTAGACCGGTACAAGATCCACGATATTGAACTGGTGGTGGACCGGCTGGAAGTGAATCAGGCGTCAAAAGCGCGCCTGAGCCAGAGTGTGCAGGAAACCCTGCGATTGGGTAAGGAATTGCTGTTTTTACTGGAAAACGGCGCCGAACAACCGGTGCAGTACAGCAAGCAACTGATGTGTGAGGATACCGGTATCAGTTATGAAGAACCATCGCCCAATTCTTTTTCTTTTAACTCGCCCTATGGTGCCTGCCCCTACTGCAAGGGCATCGGCACTGCTTATGCGATTGATATGGAGGCCGTTTTGCCGGACCGGAAGCTGAGCATCAGCGACGGCGCCATTGCACCCCTGGGCGAAGAGCGCAATGCCAGTGTGTTTCAGCAGGTGTCAGGATTTGCAAAAAAACATAAGATCAATCTTGCAAAACCGCTGGAAACATTACCGGAGGAACAGCTGAATCTTTTATTATATGGTGATGGGGAGGCCGTTCGCAGCCTGGAGCTGGACGGTTCTGATGATTCTGTTCCCGACTTGTACACCGGCAGTTATGAAGGCATCATCCCGATGCTGAAGCGCTGGTTTTTTTCTACCCAAACCACCGAATGGCTGCGGGAATGGGTAGAGCAGTTTATGGTGTTGAAATCATGTCCTTCTTGCAACGGCGATCGCTTGAAAAAGGAAAGTCTTTGGTTTAAGATCGATGAAAAGAATATCGCGGAGCTGAGTTCTTTAAACCTTGATAAACTGGGCGTATGGCTGCAGGGCATAGAAAAGCGTTTGTCTAAAAAACAAAATGCCATCGCAAAAGATATTCTAAAAGAGATCAGGGAGCGATTACAATTTTTGCTTGATGTAGGCCTGACCTATCTTACATTGTATCGTCCTTCGCGAACCCTCAGTGGGGGAGAATCGCAGCGCATCCGGCTGGCCACGCAGATCGGATCGCAGTTGCAGGGGATCACGTATATCCTGGATGAGCCTTCTATCGGGTTGCATCAAAGAGATAATCATCGTTTGATCCAGTCGCTACAAAATTTGAGAGATATTGGCAACAGTGTACTGGTGGTGGAGCATGATAAAGATATTATGCTGGCAGCGGATTACCTTATCGATATCGGGCCCAAGGCCGGCTTTCACGGCGGAAAAGTTGTAGCGCAGGGAACACCAAAGGAGCTGTTGAAGCTGGATACGATCACTTCCGGGTATTTAAACGGCCATCTTAAAATTGAAGTGCCGGCAGCGCGTAGAAAAGGCAATGGTAAGGTTTTGGAATTAAAGGGCGCCAGCGGTAATAATCTGAAAGACGTAACGGTAAAGTTCCCGCTGGGGAAAATGATCGTGGTTACCGGTGTTAGTGGTTCGGGTAAATCCACTTTAATTAATGATACGCTTTACCCACTGTTAAGCAATCACTCTTTTCCTGCCAGCAAAATGCAGGCGATGCCTTATAAATCCATAAAGGGTTTGGAGCATATTGATAAGGTAGTGGAGATCGATCAGTCGCCCATCGGGCGTACGCCGCGGAGCAACCCGGCCACCTATTGCGGGTTCTTTACAGATATCCGTACGCTTTTTGCGGCGGTGCCGGAGGCGAAGATCAGGGGGTATAATGCGGGCCGTTTTTCCTTTAACGTAAAAACCGGTCGCTGCCCTGTCTGTGAAGGCGGCGGTATGCGCGTTATCGAGATGAATTTTTTACCGGATGTATATGTGCCCTGCGAAAAATGCAATGGCAAACGATACAATCGCGAAACGCTGGAGATCCGGTATAAAGGAAAATCAATTTCTGACGTTTTAGATATGACGGTGGATGATGCTGTGGAATTTTTCCAGGCGGTTCCTTCTATTTACCGCAAAATAAAAACCTTGCAGGATGTGGGCCTGGGCTATATTACCCTGGGGCAAAGCGCTGTAACCCTTAGCGGGGGCGAAGCACAACGCGTAAAACTGAGCACCGAACTTTCAAAGAAGGACACGGGTAAAACCTTTTATATTTTAGACGAACCCACCACGGGCCTGCATTTTGAAGATATCAAACATTTATTGCTGGTACTGAATAAACTGGTAGACCGCGGTAATACGGTGCTGGTGATAGAACATAATATGGATGTGATAAAAGTTGCAGACCACATCATCGACCTGGGGCCTGAGGGTGGCGATGGCGGCGGCCGGATCTTATTTGAAGGCACACCGGAAGCGCTGGTAAAATGTAAAGAGAGTTATACCGGGGTGTATTTGAAGGAGGAGTTGTAG